The Actinomycetes bacterium nucleotide sequence GTGGTCTGGACCGATGAGGTCGCCTTTGAACCGCGCGCCCAGCTGATCGGCGATGCGCAGCCGCATCTCCTGATCGATGGCAGGAGGTGCCACAGACGTTGTGCCAGAGGATGAATTGGCGCCGCCCGTGACGACGGCGACGCGCCCGTCGTGCCGCCCGCTCACGCGGTCACCGTCTTGGGCCGCTCAGCCGCCTGCTCGGCGCCGATCTGCTCGAAAAGCGGGGCCAGGTCGATGTGGACACGCAGGGAGGTGACCTTGCCGTCGGCGTTCCGGTCGAGGATGGAGACGCAGGGCACGGCGACCGCCGCGCCGCCCTTGGTCGTGTAGTGGGTGACGACCTCGACGACCCCCGTGTCGCCGTCGTTGACGAACCAGAGGTTGCGCCGCTCGTGGCGCAGACCGCCGATCAT carries:
- a CDS encoding nuclear transport factor 2 family protein, with amino-acid sequence MSTWIDDYYADVDAMRLEAYVERHSDDAVVVFGNNPPAVGKEAIGATIGGFWSMIGGLRHERRNLWFVNDGDTGVVEVVTHYTTKGGAAVAVPCVSILDRNADGKVTSLRVHIDLAPLFEQIGAEQAAERPKTVTA